The sequence CTTGAAAAtcataaaaaaagaaattccAGGTTTTTACATCAGCAATACAGCATATACAGTCACTGCACATAAAACAATCTCTCTCACCCCCCAGGCCTGAGACCTTTCCAAATCCTGATGCAGATTTGACAGCCAGGTTTCAAAGCATTCAGGAATGCATTTTCAACTTATCCACAGGGGTTTTGATACTTGATGTGCATGTCCATGTTTAGCCCATATCTAGGGCTAAACTACAGCAGTTACTTTATTACCTGATGCCCCCTCCCCAACAAAGAAGGGGAatcaggaaaagcagaggaCTCATAAGATGAATTAATACCAATGACAGCAGAAGATATATAAAGTTATATTCAACCTAGATTAAATGCAGAAGTCACAATATTCAGAAATGCAGTCCTCAAAAGCAAGAcagagaagaatcacagaaagaggaaaggcCAGCCCAGAGCAAAACCATCTTCTCAGCAAATTTCCTCCTTTGTATTGTGTTGCTTGTCTTATGGAATACACCTCAGAAACAGCTtgagtcagctgtcctggctgactcagaactgCTAATGGCCTACAGACCATGGCTGGCCCATGCAGAATCAGGACAGTTGGAAAACAGATTTATTATTTCTGGATACTGCATATATATTACAAAAAACTTGCACCTATTTTAAGTTCCTCAGACGTACTTTAGAACTGTTAACTTACACACTTCTCATTTGTAGTAATATTGTGTCACTAAAGTTCCTATGTATTTTAAGTGTGATAATTAGAATCAGATCCTCAACAtccttgaaaaaaaattaattcagagTAATATTGCATATTTAAATTAACCAAGACACATATTTTGTGACATCAAGAGATGGTGAAATATAATGTAAGGTCACCTGGATTTCTATTTTTAAACCAAAACACAGGGCAAAATGGTTCAGACTTACTTTATCTAGAGTCATATCTGGAAGTTCATCTGCAAGTTCACTTGGAGAGCTATCCGCATTGGAACCCGCCATAACTGGAATTGTGGGTTCATAGCCATAGAATGCCAGTAAATCTTCCAGTGGCATGCTCCCTTCCTAATACAAGAGGATTTCCAAACATTTAAATTCATTTCCACATACTTCTGAACAGTTTAGGCCTAAAAGTGTAAGACATATTTTGAAGTACAAAAGTAAAAAACAAGCACAGAACTGAAATAAGTCATAACCATGTCTCCTGGCATATAGTGAAGTCCCATCAAGGTATTGAAGAAAACTGTTTAATGGATGAAACTAAAGAGTAATTATTAAAAATGTGCTCCTTATCTGATTCATACTGTACAGCATGATTTGCCTCTACTTCTTGAAGACCAAACATATCATAGAAACACTAACACCCCccaaaagaaaatgcagaaaactTTCATCCTACCTAGTAATATCTGCAAGTAtgcaaaaacccacaaaagtgAATGAATTTAACAACTCTGaagccttttttccccatctcccaCACAATGTATTTTTATAATGACCGCTGAGAAAGCAATAGCAGAAAAAGAGATATGATACAGCTTTCAGTATAATCATACCTGTACCCTAATATGAACAATAAAcagtggagatttttttttagtcACCTGTTTCAAaccattaaaatattaaaagaatTTTCCAGTATTTATACCTTTAAAAGTTATATTACCTTTAAAAATTTCTTGTTGAACTCATACACTGATTAAATTACGTGCTTTCTTTAGTCAGCTAAGGTCTTAGTCCTGCAAAGACTTTTCACAATGGATAAACGTAAACTCATGTCCAAGTCTTTCCAGGATCGGGACCTAAAGCAATAAAGTGTTTAAGATGAGTAGCTCTCAGTCCTTCTTCCTTCTATAATAGAAGCAGTAAGATAATTTTGTGGAGTATCAACTCCATTTTAACCACCAGACTTGGTAAGCTGCTTCACTATTGTAAGTGCAACTTCATAAACAGCAAAAATGTAATTATAAAGGTAgcaggacaaaaaaacccaacccaacccaacccaaaaaaaccccaacaacataAAATCAAGAGTAAGTACTGTCAATTCCACATTTAGAAAATTTGCTTTTATGTGAACTACAAAAACACAGCCATGTATTTGATGCTAAAAATCACACTTTCTTGAAACTGTGTTGACCAAAATCTGCAAAGTTACGCTAAGTGGTGTAAGCAGGTCACTAAACAGTAGTGCAACCAGCACCACTTCATGGGTGCTCAGCAAGTGTTTAAAATGCATGGTGCACTGGTACATACAAACAAGAGGTGTACATAGGAAACATGTAATTAAAGCATGCAAAATGGAATAGGAAAAGCCAAGGGGTACTACTGAATGTCAAACCGATGAAATCAAAGCATAGAACTACCATTTATGCAGCATGTGAATGTGATCCATCATTCCTAAAGCCGGACTGTTTGCTGGCatattggaaaagaaaaatctgacCAAGAGAAATAAACATGACAAACTTTCACTTAACAGTACGGAAATGTATAGTTTCAGTTTATATTCAACTTATGAAAATCAGACATTGTAGGTTCTGGACTCTTTAAAACCTGCTTCAGTGATTTCTCTACCAAAGTAAAAGGACTACAAAATGAAAAATACGAACTTAATGTAACACCAGCATCTTTGAGAAGGTAAGTTTAGCCTTTTGTGACGATGCACTGCTAAATCCTAACCAAACCTATCTTTCTGCAAAGCTGTAAAAGGTATGTTGCAGGAAGCTGCACTATACATTACATCCCACAGACCAGGTTGAGTGTTCTCTTCACTGGAAAAGTTACAATATGTATGGATGTTTACAGGAGAACAAATCACTCTTACCTTTTCTAAATCTTCAATTTCAGAGCTgaaatttttcctttcttccaacatttcctcctcctcGAGAGTTCGCTCATCATCACAATCATGTACCAACATTTCAGCAGATGGGTCAAAGTCATGATCCTCAGATGATAAAGAgccaactaaaaaaaaaaatttgagTAATTTTTTCTATAACAGCATATGAAATtacatcacagaaaaaaaagaattcttCTACATATAGGGTCAGAACTCACAATAGAGTAACTGGAATAAATTCCAAACTACTTGACAAATTCAACTGTTTTATCTGACCTTCCCGTTTTCTGAGTAATAGCAGTGATTTTCTCTCTTACAGTATAGACTACTTGAGAGAAGTACCTAAAATACTAAAACAAAGCTTCAGAAAGTGCAATCCCAAATAAGTATTTTATTGAGTAAAAAAATGTATGCTCAAAACATCCTTGAAATCACAATTAAAGCACAAAGCACACACATCACGAGGTTTCAGATGCAGCAAAACTGTGATGCATAgactttgattttatttatgtGATTTATATGGTAACAAGTATGGTTTTTCACCAGCAGACAGTTAACATAGGTTGTGAATCAGCTTTCCAATAGTAAAATAAACAGTGACACTTGCTTCAGGTTAGCCTTGCAAATGCATTCTTTAATAAACTGAATTTTTTTAGGACTTGATCTAGAGAGGAAGAATTAACACAGCAGTTACCAGAAACATTGAGGCAATATATTGAAAATGATAAAATGCTTCTAATGGATCACATTAACAAGCCATTGTGACAGCTCTCTGGTCCAAAATACCTTTTCATTACTTGAGGATACTCATAAGTCATCCAAAAAGTACTATTATTTTAAGTGCATTTTGTCAACTGTCAGAAAGGTTCCCATCAGATTCAACAAATTTTAAAGATGCAAATATGCTCCATAAAGTCAGTGCTCAACAATGAAAATCACTGAATTACAGGGTTGTTTTATTCTTTAATGTTTACTTTCTTACAGCTCTCAGGatggagaaaagaaacagattaGGCTATTTCTCTGTGACTTCTGGTTTTCCCTTCTAGTTCTTACATACCAGTGCTCTGTTGCAATCCTTGGCTTACCAGCAGCAAAGGAGTTTtaagaattatttccttgtaTGAACTTCTTCAGAAGTTTTGAAGGAAATTGCTACAAATTTTCAATCCTcttaccacaaaaaaaaaaaaaaggcagtattCCTCTTTGCACTGCCTTCAGCCTTGAAAGAGTGAAAGAGACAGCTGTATATAGCAATACTTCTGAGAGCTACATCTAGCTAATTTTTAAGGAATTATGCTATGTCCATTCCTTATATGATGGTAATTAAGCTGTTTAGCTTGCTTAAGACAATACCATGAAAGTCTACACTATACCGCTGAATAACATTCATGCCAGAAATGCTTTTTATTCACATGCTATTCATATCACGGTCCCAGAGCTTTCAGTATAGCTGGTAACAATGCATCATTTGTAACAGTAACATTACATGTTGAACTTGTCTGCTGTTGGCCATCacaacctgatccagttttAAAGAAGCATTAACTGCTTTAATCTAtctttatgtgtgtgtgtacaccAAATTATCGCTTCTACTTACTGTTCTAAGCCACTTGATGTTGAGTAACTCAAGTGGAAGTTCTACTCCACTCACAAAATTTAAGATCAGAAAATTTAGATTTAAAAAGTCACGCTTTAGTAGCTCCAAATTCTATCACACTTAAAGTATTTAAAACCATATTAAAAAATACAAGCTCAATAAATTTCACGCGAGTAGTTAAAAGAGATGACAAACAGCCAATGTATAAGGCAGTTACACAGAAGTAAATACATTCCCCAATTACTTCTTAGAGAGTAGCTCTGTTGATGCTAATTATGCTTGCTTGTGCAACATATTCCACAAAACTTTAACAGAAGTTAAAGCCTTAAACATTACTTATCATTATGATTTTCAACATTTACTGTTATTACAAGTAAGTCAAAAATTTACACAAGCCTGTAGTTTTCAGTACAAAGAGATGCAGTCTCTCTCCCAGCTACGTGGCTTTATTAAGATGCTCACTTAAAAGTGCCACAgaactttgttttcattttgggtTCCAAGCAGCCAATTACTAAGTGCAACCAGAGATAAAGAAAGGACTCCACAACGCACATCCTTCTCTTAAAAATCTGGCAGGTGGCTAATTGCCGTAGGAAAGCTACGAGGGGATAAATttgggagggagcaggaaagACAGAGCGGTGTGCGGGCGGCAGGCCAGGTGCCGGAGCAGGAGATGGACGAGGACGAACCTGGGCTCGAACTCCCAAAGGAAGCCTGTGAGAAACAGAGAGACGTGAGAGCGGACTCCCTCCAGCCCCGCAGCAGGCAGAGATCTTCATTTCATGCGTTTCCTCTCCGCCCTCAGAGGTGCCCCCTTCACTCGTCATCCTCTTCTTCGCTGCTTCCCCGGTAATCTTAGTCCCCGCGTCCCACTCTGTTGGACCTCCCGTTCCGTTCACCCTTTCTCACTCCTCGTCCCCTCGTTCACTCCCCGTCTGTCGCTTGTGGAAGCCCCCCAGGAGTCGCGCCCGGCCCTGCCGGCACTCCCCCTCCCGCCAGCCCGGACCGAGCGGGACATGACAGGGGCAGGCTGAGACAGCGGCAACCGAGCCTGCCGCCGCCTcttgccctctcccagcccgGGGCTcgctcctcctccctcccagcgaGCGTTTCTTCAATGCCCGCGCCGCGGCGGCGTCGCCGCCGGCCCGTCCTGTGTCCCGCAGTGCCCGGGGGGGCAGCCGCGCCCCCCTCCGTGACCGGTCGCGGCCTGTCGGATGCCGGCGGGCTGCGAATCCGGCACCCGCGCTACGCGGCGCCCGTCGTGCGGCCTAGTCGCGTAGGCTCCCACTGCCCCGGCGCCAGCGGCCCCGGCGGCCGCTCCACCGCCACGAcggaccccctcccccccgcgcCGCCGGGCCGTCCCGGAGGCACCTTACGGGGATGTCGAGGCGGCCGTGGGGGGCCTGCCGCCGGCGGCGTCCCGCGGGGAGCCGGCCGAACCCCGGCGCCCCAGCCCGCTTTCCCCGCTCACCTCCGCCATATTGGGACGATCGGGCTGAGGAACAGCGCTGCGCCGAGTGCCCGGATGGGGCCGCTAAGCCAATGGCAGCCGCCGAGTCCCGGCCGGCGCCGGCCGGGGAGGGAGCGAAGGGGCCGGAGGGACCGGGCCGGGGAGTAGGAGGCGGTGCCGGGACCCCACCTGGGGCAGCGCCGAGGCCTGCTGTCTTGGCCTGAGGGGGCGCTTGGCCCGCGGCGCCCCGGCTCTGTCCCGCCCTGAGAGGGCGCTGGGCGACCGTCGCGAGGCTGGGCCGAAGGGGCGCGGCGCCGGCCGCCGCCCCCAACCCACCCGAGAGGAAGCCCGGGCCGGCGGCGGCTGACCGCTCTGGGAGAGTCGAGCGGGATCCGGGAGGACCCTTGCCGTGGTGTCTGGGAGGCCCTGCGGCCGGCTGGAGCTCGGgtgacttgaacacctcctgttTGGGTCAACGTGCCTCTTACTGCCGCGGCTTGCCTCACGGTCCCGGGCCCGGAGATGCCGTGCGGGAATGCCATCCGGCCACGTCCCCTGCGCTTCACTCAGTATCAAGCTCCATATCCATAGGTGCTGGGGTGGAGGAGGGCTAGCAGTGACACTGGTACCCAGAATCATCGTGTAGACAGCGAGATTGAGTGTACCTCCGGCACATTTTtcgatgataccaagctgagagGTGCAGTTCACTGAAGGATggaatgccatccagagggacctggacaggctagaGAGGTGAGCTGAGTAGAACCTTACGAGGTTCAAtgaggcaaagtgcaaggtcctgcacctgggtcggggcaatcctcAATATCAATCCAGGCCGGGGTGTGAtggaaattgagagcagccctgcagaaaaggactcgAGGGTACTGATGGATGAGCAGCTGGGTGCAAGCCAgtaatgtgtgcttgcagcccagaatgccaaTCACATCCTCAGCTGTGtcaagcatggccagcaggtctagagaagtgattctgttgctatactctgctctggtgagaccacatctggagcactATCAGCTGTTGGGCCCTCAACAAAAGAAGAACAttgacctgatggagcaggttggTCCAGATGGATTTAGGTTGAGTATAATATGAGAAACGAGCTCACTGCTGAATTTTTAAATACaaccagtttattataaaataaaggcaaaccaGCGCTGGGCACATAGCAGGTTTGCTGGAGGTGCACCATAACAACACAAGTTGAACTTCTATAGACGTCAAACATACATACTCATACATTTCCCCAGCACGCTCCCACCCTCTCCGTCAGGGCtgggacaaaacctgcacttttgacctggccagtcttcaAGCATCTTGgcacctcacctttctctcaCAACACACAAGGATCGAACCCCACACAACACAGACAATgaccaaccaatcagcccaaaGATCAAACCCCACGCTCCCCAGCCATTCCCCTTATGAAAGCAAATACTACAATTTCTAAcaataaggaagatgttcttttCAATgacagtggtgaaatactggaacaggttgcctacagatctggttgaggccccatcactGGGGACATCCAAGATCAGATGTGCTGTGGCCCTTGGCAGCCTGACCtatttggaggtgtccctgctcactgcagggggataggacaagatgaccttttgagggtCCTTTCTAACCTGATGCAGTCTGTCCATCTGAAATGTCAGGCACAGGAAACAAAATGCAACAGTCTTCAAACCTTCCTGCTGTTGTTTGCTTGCTGTGGCTCAAAGTCTGAAGTGGGTTTTTCTATATAGAAGCTGAGATGGTCTACATGCAAGTAATATCTGTTCCTTTTTTTTAGTGGTATGTTTAGTTCTGTTACAGATGCTTGAATCAGGCCATTTTTGAGCCTGATTTCTTCATCATGGGCTATAAAGACTCATGCTTTTAATTTGGGAATCATACATTTGAGCTTCTGGCCAAAACAGTACCTGTCATACTTGCTCTCTTGAATTGTGCTGTGCTGGAAAGGCAGtgtgtgtcacagcagcactcaaGTGCAATATCCCAGGCTGTAGCTTACACAAGGAATTTGGAGGATCAAGGCCGTATCACAAAGTGAACAGCTTCTTTGGATATGTCCTAAACTGGGTTTGCAGACAGTGTAGAGATCCTAATCtagttggccacaacaacccatgcagagctacaggctggggtcagagtggctggagagaagccaggtagtgggacctgggggtgctggtcgaaggtaggctgaacatgaacctgcagtgtgcccaggcagccaagagcaccaatggcatcctggcctgcatcaggaacagtgtggccagcaggagcagggaggtcattctgcccctgtacactgcactggctaggccgcacctcgagtactgtgtccagttctgggcccctcagtttaggaaggaggttgacttgctggagcatgtccagaaaagggcaacaaggttggtgaggggcttggagcacaagccctatgaggagagattgagggagctggggttgcttagtctggagaagaggagactcaggggtgaccttattgctctctacaactacctgaagggaggttgtagtgaggcggaggttggtctcttctcccaggcaaccagtaccagaacaagaggacacagtctcaggctgtgccaggggaagtttaggttggatgttaggaagaagttctatacagagagagtgattgcccattggaatgggctgcctggggaggtggtggaatcggcaacattgaaggtgttcaggaggagacttgatggggtgcttggtgccatgggttagttgtttaggtggtgttggattggttgatgggttggatgtgatgatcttgaaggtctcttccaacctggtttattctatgtattctagttTAGGTACTTAGCAGTGAAGCTCTATACTGCTTAATGTACTGAGACTTGTTGCTCTGAGAAACAGTAAATTATCTTGTGCCACATGCTGTATTGCTGAGTTCAGTCTAATTCCAGTATATAAACTGTGTATTTTTCAAACTACACAGCAAACTAAGATGTGTAGATATACACATCTCTTGATGCACCTGGAGTGAAATGTGGATAACATAAAAAAACGCTTTGCAGAAATGCAATTTTGTAGGAAAGTTGTTTTAGTCACCAGAAGCTCCAGCAATGTCTTCTGATCCATCATCAGTCCTCACCTTATTCCAAACTTGTATACTCAGGTTTGGGAATTATCCAGTTATAATGATCAGACAGATGGCCTGTGTCAGAGCATACTGCATGTGCTCAAAAATTAAGAAATACTTAATCCCTTCCACACTTGGTCTGGAATGCCACTATAACACACTAATGCTCCTTAGCCTTTTTCAGTTTTGCCCTCTTCAGATACACCAAGCCCATTTCCTATCCCTATTCACTTGAAGCCTCAGCTCTGGTAAGGCAAAGTAGCTTCTCACAAACACAATGTGTAACAGGCCTGTTCATCTTATCAAAATGACAATGAAAGTacaagaggaagaatttttAACTCAGAAAAGTACATACTAGCTACTTAGGAACTTAGGAGCAAGTTCCATACTacgagggtagtggaacactggaataggttgcccagggaggttgttgaggctccttccctggagatattcaaggtgaggcttgacgaggccctgggcagcctggtctagctggaggtgtcccttccaactgtgGGGAGGAcagactaaatgacctttggaggttccttctggcccagcccattctatgattctatcatacATATTTTCTTCATAGGAATTACCCTTCATTTGGATGCAAGTAGGTATTTCCTAAGTTCTGAAGTGGTTTGCTTCATCTTTAAACTGTTTAACATGATTAAGTTTTTCCATTGTGTGCAATTTTAGAGAAAAATTGTTGCTAATTTGCCAATTAGAATCTTTCAGCAGGTTTAGATCAGATTTATGTATGAGGTTTTTAAATTCTATTCAGACCACTTTGATAAAGTAGTATGAACTCATAGCTCTACCACAGCAGGCCATGAGGTGTGTTCCAAAGCTGTTGTGTAAGTTGCAGCAAGAATTCTGTTAAAATAATTGCTCAGAGTTTTTGTTGGGGCTGTAAGAAGGGGCTGGGGGTTCGAAAGCATCACAGTGGAATAAAAACccaagcattttctttttctgtctttctctgaGATTGAATTTCACACATTGAAATTGCAGCTGTACAGAAAAACTTACAAATATTTGCAGATTCCAATATCTACCAAAAAAGAGATGATGAAAATCTGTACTCAAAAGGATCCAGAAAGTGCTTCTATTATCCTGTATCTGAGCGGGGGGTGGATTTTGATTGCAATATGTATAGGGCAGTTCTGTGTTTTTACCTCCCAGTGGTTTTCAGTCAGTACAGATCAAGAATAAAGAGCAAGTATGGTGAAGTTACTGGGGTAGTGTTGTTTGAAGGAGATGAAAAGGAACAAGGATATGATTACACCACAATTAGCATTTTCTTCAGAAACAAGGGTGAGAGTGTGGTATACTCTTAGTGTAACTTGGAAACCGAGCTACCTTGTGCTTTTGTGGAGCCCTGGATCTCAGTGCTTTTGCAGGTATCcttctgcctttttgttttagtttgtcTTTCAAGTGCAAAGGTTTCTAGCTACCAGTATCACAGTCAGTTTGCCCTCCAGCTTCTTGTACATGTTGTTtgcagagcctgtgctgagTTTCTCCTTTCTAGACTCCAGAGTTTTCACCAACTTGCCCCACCTTTTCCAGCGCTATCCTTTCACTTCCCAGATGGTATCTCCCTGCCTATTCTTAGCAGGCACTCATTTCCATGAATCTCTTATCCATGGGAGCTCCCTGAGGCATTTTACTGGTGTGACCTAAGGAAGGCTTGTTATCAAGGATCCACCTTAGGCTGTAGTCTACAGCCCTCCTGGTTTTACCAATGAAAGGCCAGGATAATCCTGGTGTGAAGAGGATGAGCCCCATGCTCACTCAAGAATCCTGATTTCTTGAGAAGGGCTTCCTAGGTGGAGAAAGCAGCTTTCTGATTGTCTTCATACTGAAATGTGACTTCACTTGCAatataactgaaaaaaaaatcgtTAGTGAGCTATGCATAGATAAACAGATGGCCAAATACCTCCTATGTATGACTTACTGTTGGGCAACGAGGAGTGTAGGAGTTTTTAAGGAAAGGGTAGGTGTGTGTTTTATTTGTAAACAATTAAGAGCACGGAGAAGCAGTTTCTTCTTACTATAGTGTTGCACCTcaataattttcattttatgGCATCAGCAGATATGTCACATTGTATGAAGGACAAAACATTGTGCTTTTCAGTGTGTCTCAAAACACTCTAAATGCTTACAAAATAGCCATCACcatttgaaaaaaatattttctggaaACTTAACTTTTGCTTAGTAAACAAATAATACTAGCCATTCTGGCAAAGATACTGTAGTGTAATAGGATAATGTTGTTTTGCAAGGACTGATAAAGAATGTTTCCAAACAGGAAGCCTTGTACTTGTATTTCATCTATTTCTTTTGAGGCAATTTACAATAATTACAACTTTATATTGAGATAAAAATGATCAGTTATTTTCAATAATATAGGTCAAATTTATACTGACATGTAATTCAAAATTAATACCTTGGTATTCCTTCAAAATGTGAACTGTTACCTGTGGCTTTATTGAATTCTTTGCTCTCAGAATGCTACTCCCATCAAAGACAGTTATAATTTTAATCTTAGAGTCATTTAAGATCATTATGCCTAACCATTATCTAAGTAAACCAAGcctggtgttaaaccatgtcccttagcatcaCATCTATGTCTTTtttaaacactgccagggatggggattcaaccatgtccctggggagcctattctaCTGTTTAGTAATCCTTCCAGTATAAAAATTCTCCTACTCTCCaattgtgacagtttaggctgtgcctttaagaaagatagctgcaaattctctagctgaataaCCATTGTAAAAAGTGTAAAAAGGTAAACtagaaagataattctaaactagtttcattggtcagatgtgagatatACCATAGCAATATCTCTCACATTCTTTTCGCTCAGGCTCactctgtctctttctgctggcatgcatgCTGTCCTGGACAGAGAGGGACTTGAGATAAGTGTTACTGACTTACTAACGCCACttgagctaactgaaatttccctaacatctttccttttctcttttcttctaattaaccagaggaaaaagggatgggagaggttggggggaggtgaggtggaatcctcctgcccaaggaggatttctgtgctgtttctttttttgtaaatacctgtatcatattgtaaatactgtatattttgtatgtattcattgtgttccattattgcttgtaaaatacagcttc is a genomic window of Dryobates pubescens isolate bDryPub1 chromosome Z, bDryPub1.pri, whole genome shotgun sequence containing:
- the LOC128899355 gene encoding apidaecins type 14-like, which codes for MILGTSVTASPPPPQHLWIWSLILSEAQGTWPDGIPARHLRARDREASRGSKRHVDPNRRCSSHPSSSRPQGLPDTTARVLPDPARLSQSGQPPPARASSRVGWGRRPAPRPFGPASRRSPSALSGRDRAGAPRAKRPLRPRQQASALPQVGSRHRLLLPGPVPPAPSLPPRPAPAGTRRLPLA